The genomic window CGGCGGCCGGCACACCTCGGCGATGAGCTGGCTGCCCACGTCCTGGACCTGGAGGCGCCCCGTCTTCATCGTCCGCGTCTCGAAGACGCGGTGGCTGCTGTCCGCGATGCGCACCGCGTCCGGCGCCAGCGCCACGGCCTCGGCCGCCACCCCCTCCTCCTTCAGCTGCGCGAGCACCTCGTCCCGCGTCCCGGAGGGGCGCACCCGGAAGTGCAGCGGCGGCTCCTCGTCGAGCGCGGCGAGCAGCCCCTCCAGCACGGGCTCCGGGTGCAAGGCGGCCAGCCGCTCCACGAGCCAGTTGGGGAACGAGTAGCGCACCGCGAGCCGCTCCGGGCCGGACTCCGGCAGCGGCAGCTCCGGCAGGGGCGTCTCCACCACCCGCGCGAGCAGATCATCTTTAATGGTGCGGGGCCGCACCGGACCGGGCAGCCGCACCTCGGGCCCAATGCGCGCCCACCCCTCGCCACAGAAGAGGCGCCGCCAGAGCGCGTACCGGACCAGCGCCTGATCCTCGGTGAGGCCAATCTTGCTGGGCGGGTGGCCCAGCGTCCGGGCGGCCAGATCCAACAGCCGCTGGTGGCGCGAGAGCTCCCGCACGGCCAGCGCGGCGAAGCGGCGCTCCTGGCCGCCGAGCCCCTCGGCCTCCCGCAGCGCGTTGGCGAGGGAGGCCTTGAGCGGCTCCCCGCGCAGCACGGCGACGTGCGCCTCGATGGCGGCCGTGGCGGCACGGCGCGAGGGGCGGCCCAGCAGGGCCGGATCCAAAGGAGGAGGCCAGGACATGCTCACGGGACGACCGGCTCCAGCACCCTCACCGGGAGAGCGCCAGCGAGACCACCAGGCACCCGGCCCCCGTGCGCACCTCGCGAGGCCCCCTGGCGGACAGGAAGAAGTAATGCGGGGCCGGCTGACGCTCGCCGCCCACCTCGATGTCCCCCTCTAGCACGAGGACCCCCTCGCCGCCCGCCCGGGGGGCCCACGTGTGGCAGGCCCCCGCGGCCAGGCGGAGCCAGGTGGGCCCCTCTGGCCCCTGCGCGGAGGGCGCGGGCGACACCTGGACGCCGGGGGACGCCTCGGCCCAGGCCTTCCCGTCCGGAGGCCGCGGCGCCAGGCGCTCCGCCTCGGTGCGCAGCGCGAGGAAGCGCTCCACCAGCACCAGGATGTCCTCCAGCTGGAAGGGCTTGGTCAGCATCGCGTCCGCCTGGAAGGGGCGCAGCACCTTCGTCATCTCCTCGGCGGTCGCCGCGCTGACGATGGCCACCGGCTGCAGCCGCTGCTGGGCCGCCTCCACGATGGTGCGGCCGCCCTGCACGTTGCCCGCGATGCGCAGATCCGTCAGCACCAGCTCGAAGCGCTCCTCCTGAAGGGCCTCCAGGGCGGGGGCGACCTGGCCCACCATGCGCACCTCGGCCAGCTCGGAGAGCAGCTCGCCCATTCCCTCGCGCAGGCTCGGGTCGTCTTCGACCAGCAGCACCTTCATGGGAGCACCTCTCGCCCGGAGCGCTGGAGGCTCGTCATCCCAGGCTCCGCCCTGATGGCTGCATGACACATGTGGCAGGATTAAGGTGAATGGCCCTCCCCGGACTCGAACCGGGACGCGGGGTCAGCCGCAGCGGATTTTGAGTCCGCCTCGTCTACCAATTTCGACAGAGGGCCTCGTCGACGTCGATGGCGGCAGACGTATACCTCGGCCCGCGTTCTCATGCATCCGGAGATTGCGGTGCCTCAGGCAAATGACTAGAGGGACCGCACATGTACAACATCCTCATCTCCCTGGGCGTTGGCATCGCCATCGCACTGGGCGTCAAATTGGCCGGGTTTCCCCTCTGGGCCGGCCTCGTTCCGGGCATCCTGGCCTTCGTGGCCACCTTCATCCTGCTGGCCCGCCGGGTCGCCCAGCGCATCCAGGCGCTCATGGAAACTGTTCAAAAGGAGTTCCAGGGCCAGCCCACCTCCCAGAAGGAGGCCCTGGGGCGCGTGGAGCGGGCCGTGAAGACCCTGGAGCAGGGGCTCGTCTACGAGAAGTGGCAGATCATGGTCGGCCCGGAGCTGCACGCCCAGATCGGCATGCTCAAGTACATGGCCAAGGACCAGGAGGGCGCCCGGTCGCACCTGGCCCGGGGCAGCGCGCGCAACTACATGGCCAAGGCCATGGAGGGCGCCCTGCACTACCAGCGCAAGGACTACCCCGCCATGGAGGCCGCCTTCGAGGCCGCGGTGAAGGCCGGCAAGAAGGAGTCCCTCATGTGGGCCGCCTACGCCTGGTGCCTGGTGCAGCTCAAGGAGAAGGACAAGGCCCTGCGCGTGCTCGCCCGCGGCGTGGAGACCAACCCCTCCGACGAGAAGCTCAAGTCCAGCCTGGCCCAGCTCCAGAACGACAAGCGGCTCAAGATGAAGCCGTACGAGCCCACCTGGTGGCAGTTCGGTCTGGAGACGCCCCCCCTGCAGCCCATGGGCGGAGGCGGCGGCCGGCGGGTTCAGTTCACCACCCGACGTTAGTAGTGGACGCCAGGTGGTGATC from Stigmatella erecta includes these protein-coding regions:
- a CDS encoding RsmB/NOP family class I SAM-dependent RNA methyltransferase; translation: MSWPPPLDPALLGRPSRRAATAAIEAHVAVLRGEPLKASLANALREAEGLGGQERRFAALAVRELSRHQRLLDLAARTLGHPPSKIGLTEDQALVRYALWRRLFCGEGWARIGPEVRLPGPVRPRTIKDDLLARVVETPLPELPLPESGPERLAVRYSFPNWLVERLAALHPEPVLEGLLAALDEEPPLHFRVRPSGTRDEVLAQLKEEGVAAEAVALAPDAVRIADSSHRVFETRTMKTGRLQVQDVGSQLIAEVCRPPGGSLAGLTVADVCAGAGGKTLALADMVGTAGRVLAGDRSRRRLAQARERVRELSVRNVAFPHPLPLSQVDVLLVDAPCSGTGSLGREPDQKWKLTAKAISEFQATQLTLLEEVGREARPGALIVYATCSLLPEENDEVVKGFLAQAPGFTLEPVAPVLGAGRAEALCDGPFLRPIPPRVPGGGFFAARLRKSQG
- a CDS encoding response regulator; translated protein: MKVLLVEDDPSLREGMGELLSELAEVRMVGQVAPALEALQEERFELVLTDLRIAGNVQGGRTIVEAAQQRLQPVAIVSAATAEEMTKVLRPFQADAMLTKPFQLEDILVLVERFLALRTEAERLAPRPPDGKAWAEASPGVQVSPAPSAQGPEGPTWLRLAAGACHTWAPRAGGEGVLVLEGDIEVGGERQPAPHYFFLSARGPREVRTGAGCLVVSLALSR
- a CDS encoding tetratricopeptide repeat protein, producing the protein MYNILISLGVGIAIALGVKLAGFPLWAGLVPGILAFVATFILLARRVAQRIQALMETVQKEFQGQPTSQKEALGRVERAVKTLEQGLVYEKWQIMVGPELHAQIGMLKYMAKDQEGARSHLARGSARNYMAKAMEGALHYQRKDYPAMEAAFEAAVKAGKKESLMWAAYAWCLVQLKEKDKALRVLARGVETNPSDEKLKSSLAQLQNDKRLKMKPYEPTWWQFGLETPPLQPMGGGGGRRVQFTTRR